The Calditrichia bacterium genomic interval TTCAGCGGCGTATTCTCAAACAGATGCCGGGAAATCTTTCATTCACTTCCGAATGCTCAAGGTTTCCACTGAAAATCAGGCCAACGAGATAATTGAACGGTATGCCGCCGGCGAATCCTTCCAGAAATTAGCCCGAAAATTTTCTGAACACTCAACCGCAAATTTGGGTGGCGATTTACCCTGGCAGCCTTCGGAAAGCATTCCGCAAGTGTTTTTGGCGGTTTTGAACAAGCTGGAAATTAACGCAATTTCTGAGCCGATTGCGCTTCAGAACGGTTATTTTTTGCTCCAAAAAGTGGATGAACTGAATGCATATGACTACAGCGTTTTGCAACAAAAAATCGATAAGCTAAATGGATTATTAAACGAAATTGAAATTGGTTTCGCAAAAGAAAATGGCAATCTAACCGCGTTGCTGGCGCAGGCAACAGCGCTCAACAGCGAAGTTAAAGATGATCATAAATCATTGAAAATATTCAATATGAAAGGATTAGCTGCAGCAACTTCCGGTGATATGTCTACCGCAGATGATGCTTTTTCCGCGATGCTGGCACTTGCAGATAACATCGGCGATGACCGAACGAAAGCATCGGCTCTCCGGAATTTGGGGCAGGTTAAAAAAAACAGCGGTGACTTTGAGGCTGCGATAAGTTATTACGACAGCGCCTTGGCTGTAGCAAAAGCAATTGGCGATGTGGAAACGGTAGAAATTTCGCTGGGAATGCTCGGACAAATTTACGAATCGCAACAGCAATTCCCAAAAGCGATCGGTTATTTTACCGAGGCCATCGCGATGCCTCGCAATCCTGCAGATCAACAATTGAAACACATTTGGTTCGGGAATTTGGGGCAAATGTATCGACAGTTGGGTGATTATTCGCGGTCACTGGCATATCTGGACAGCGCAATCAACAATTCACAAACCGCAGGAAATACTTCCGCAATGGCGGATTTTATCGCGGCAAAAGCGCAGGTGTTGCTCGCCAAAGGCGACGCCAGACCGGCGCTCGGGTTGCTCAATCAATCGCTGGCACTGGCGCGCGTTGCCGGAAACAAATTTGCCGAAGGCATGCGTTTGGGAAATCTCGGACAGGCATACAAAACGCTCGGCAAGCTGGACAGCGCCCGAACGCTGCTGGACGATGCGCAGATGATCGCCCAATCGACACAGCAAACGGATGACGATGGATTGTGGCTCGGCAGTTTGGGTCAAGTGTTTAACGCGATGGGCAATTACACTTCTGCCATCGAAAATTATGAAAAAGCCTTGGCGATCGCCCGGCAAAACGGAGATCGCAGCAACGAAGCGGTGTGGCTCGGCAGCATCGGACAGGTGTACGAAACGACCGGCGATTATCAGCGCGCGCTCAGTTATCTGGACAGCGCAGCAACCATCACCCGCGAAACCGGCGATTTGAGCAGCCAATTGTTCCAGTTGGGCAATCTCGGCGAGTTCTATTTCTCGAATGAAAAATATGACGACGCGCTGAAAACCTACACCGATGCATTGGCAATCGCCCGGAAACTGGGCGCGAAATCGCAGGAGCAGATACGCCTCGGCAGCATCGGGCAGGTGTGGCAGCAGCAATCGCAGCCGGAAAAAGCGATTGTTTATTATGACAGCGCCATCGCCATCGCCCGGGAAATTGGCGACGAATACAACACGGGCATCTGGCTTGGCAGCAAAGGGTTGGTGCTTCGGTCGCTGAAAAATTACGATGCGGCAATCGACCATTTCAACCAATCGTTGGAAATTGCCCAATCGATCAACGATAAAGAGAGCATTTGGCGACAATACTGGAATCTGGCGGCGACGTATGCCAACATCGACGGCGCTCCGAAATTTCAGGTGGTGGGCATGTTCGACAATGCGGTGAATTCGTTGAAAGAAATCGCCGGTGATCTGGTCAATTTTTCGCAAAAACGTAACTATCTGGAAGTACAGAATAAACAAGCACTTTACGACGATTTTATTGCTTATTTGATGCGCCAGCCAGAGGCACGCTATCACGAAAAAGCGTTGGAAATTTCCGAAGCATCGCGCAACCGCGCACTGAAAGATTTGCTGCAGGGGCAGCAATTGGAGGCGCAGCTATCCATCGAAAAACGGCAAGCGGCAACAGAACGCACCGAGGAATTGTTCACCAAAGTGCAGGAACCGATGATGGCCAGCACTGATTCGCCGAACAACCGTTTCCGTTCCGCAGAAACCGATTTATTGGAAAAATGGGCTACAGGCATCGCCATTCCCTCACGTAATATTGGCAGTTCGGAAGGTGCACCGGATTTGGGATTGCGCGAAATCAAAAATGAAGCCCGCGAACGGCAGGAAACGCTGCTGATGTATCATATTTTGCCCGGCGGCGTTGCGATGTGGGTGATCCAGCCGAACGGAAAAATGTTTGCAACCGTGCAAAATATCCCTGCGGATTCGCTGTTCCGGCTGGTATCTGCAACGCGGAATCATTTGGGCATTTCCGACGGATTGTCGCGCGGTGCGGAGGTGTTGCAAACGAGCGCCGGTGGCGGCAAAAAATATCAACAAACACTACGCGAACTGGATGAACTGCTGATCCAACCCGTGGCAGAATATTTGCCGAAATCACCGGACGAATCGCTGATGATCATTCCTCACGATATTTTATATGTTTTCCCTTTCGCCTGTCTGGTTGATGCGCAAAACAAATATCTGGTCGAGCGAAATGTATTTGCAACTGCACCAAGTGTCGGACTATTGAAGTTTACGCGTGCACGCGTGCGCGAGCAGTTCAATCGCGAACGTCCGTGGTTACTGTTGATGGGCAATCCTGAGATGCCCGATCCGGCAATTTGGTCGCAACTGTACGGCGCGGAACGCGAAGTTGAGATGATCGCAAAACGGGTGAATGAATCGGGTGGTGCCGGACTGCAGGAGAGCGGCGCACAATCGCTGAAAGCGCTTTCGCTGATCGGCGACAACGCCAGCGAAGCGGAATTCCGGCGAATTGCCGGCGTGCAAAATTATCTCCACTTTGCAACCCACGGATATCAGGTTCGCGATCCGATGCGCTGCGGACTGGTGCTCGCCAAAACCGGCGAAACCGTGGAAACCAACGGCATTTTGACGACTTCGGAAATTTTCGGGCTGCCGCTGAATGCGGAGTTGGTGGTACTCAGCGCCTGCGAAACCGGGCTCGGGCACATTTCCAGTGACGGATTGGCGGGGTTGAGCATGTCGTTTTTATATGCCGGTACATCCAGTTTGATGGTCAGTTTGTGGAAGGTGCCAGACGAAGCGACACAGTATCTGATGGTCAAATTTTATGAGGAACTGGCAACCGATGGCAATAAATCGCGATCGCTGCAAACAGCCCAATTGCACACGATGGCAAAATATCCGCATCCGCGTGATTGGGCAGCGTTCTCGTTAATCGGACAGAATTAGCCGGTGGATGGGTAAATGAGCAAATGGGTCTTCTGCCCTCGTTCCGTGCTCCAGCACCTATCCTCGTCCCAGACTCCTGTTTTCGCCCCTCGTTCCAGGCTCCTGTTTTCGCCCCTCGTTCCAGGCTCCTGTTTTCGCCCCTCGTTCCAGGCTCCCGCCTGGAACGCACATTTTAATTAAAGCTCCGCTTTACTGTTTGAGCACATACTTTCCACACACATCTCTCTACTTCATCACCCGCAACTCAACGCGGCGATTCGTTGCGCGGCCTTTCTGCGTATCATTTCCGGCAATCGGATCGGTATCAGCGTAGCCATTTGTGGTCACATTTTTCAGCGAAATGCCGTTTTCCAGCAAATATCGGGCAACGCTAAGCGCACGGTTTACCGATAGCATTTTGTTGAAATTCGGGTCGCCCAAATTATCCGTATGTCCGGCAATTTCAACTTCAAGATCGGGATTTTCTTTCAGAAATTGCACCATCGCCCGCAGTGTCGGCAACGATTGGTCATCGAGCGTGCTGCTGCTAAGATCGAAACTGATATTTTGCAGTGGAATCCGCGATCCCTTTTCAATCGAAATCAACGAAATATTTTGCTCCACAGTATCTGCGGAAAGCTGTTCGCGAAAATCGAGATCGGCAGTGTAAAGCAAATATCCCGGCGCAGTGGCGATCAGCGTGTATCGCTTGCGCAAAGACAATCCAACGCTGTAATTACCGCCATCGCTCGCCATTGCAACAGTTACAACGCTATCCGATGGCAATTCGTGAACCGAAATATTCACTTTCCCAATGTCTTTCAGATCAATATTTAAAATATTGCCTCGGATGGAAACCAACGCTTTTTGCAACAATTCATTGTATTCTTTCTGTGCTGCTTCATATTCCGGAAAGGTTTCATCCGCCTCACTGAGCAACGATTCGTAAGTGCTCAACGCGTCCCGCTGATTGCGCATTTGCAAATAATTGATCGCCAGTTGGTGTTGCGCCGTCAACCGGTGTTTCGATCCCGGAAATTCATCCAGCAAAGTGAGCAGCATCTCGTGTTCCGCGGAATAATTTTCCTGCTGCAAATAGGCTTGCGCCGATAAAAACAACGCCCGGTCACGAACGCCCAACACCGGATATTCACGAATTACAGCTGCCGCAATTTCCAACGCCGGATCCAATTCTTTTTCAGTGATCATTTTTTCTGCAATTTCCAAAAACCGGAACGGCAATTGTGCACCGACCGTCCAGCCATTTTCGAGCATCAGTTTTTGCAACAATGGATCTTCCGGTTGTTTCATCGCTAATTCGCCTAACGCGTCGATGTCACCGGTAAAATTAAGCTGATCATATTTTTCTTTCGCTTCATTCCGAATGGTTTCATCGAGCGATTCATCTGAGAATAATCCCGCAAAAATATCTTTCCCCACATCCGGCTGGTTGAGATTTGTGGCATAAATGGAACCCTGCAACATTTTGGAGTGTGCCAGCTCGCTGGATTCCGGCAGCCGCTGCGAAAAACGGTCCACCGTTCGCGCCGCTTCGAGATATTTTTTCTGCAAATACTGACTCAACGCCAAATTTTGATACAACGCGCCGCCTTCGGCAAGTTCATCAAACTGGTTTTCCACCGAAAGCAGGAAATTTTCGGCCGTTTCGTATTCACCGATTTCCAGATACATATCCGATAATTTCAACAAACTTTGCCCGTACTGGTCGCTGCGATCATAAAATAATTTAATGTCCAGATACAGTTTCTCAGCATCAGCATAATTTTTTTCGGTGCGCTGTTTTCCGGCTAAATACATCATGGCATCATCACAATATTTGCTCCACGGATATTCGTTTCGCAGAACGGTAATCCATTTATCCGCCGCCGCATCATCCTTTTTATCGATGTGCCATAAAATCAGCTTCCACAACAGTTTATCAACGAAAACGCCCTGTCTGTGATCGCGATAATAATCCGCATAAAAGGTATTCAATTGCGGATCTTCCTGCGCTTCGGCCCGTTCGATGTTCAGCAATTTGGCGCGCTCAGCAGCAAACACATCACCGGAATTTTTGAGCGAATTGATTGCTGTTTCGGCAGCATCCCAATTGCCTTCACGAATGGCGGCGACGCCCAGATTGAACCAGTTGTCGTCACGGTAAATGCCCCGATCCGGTGCGGCATTTGCGGCGAATGCCGTAATTTGCTGCGGTTCCGACAAATTATTCTGAAACCGCAACGCTTCCATCCGGTCCGGCGAAATCGTTACTTCCCGCTTTGCGGAAACGCTGCCGTTTTCGTCGGAAATATTGATCGACAACTCAGCATTCGGCGGAATCGCAGAACCGCTAACCGGATATTTTGCATCAATGATCACTTGATTATTGATTTGCGTAAGTATTTGAAAATAAATATCTGTAAGCTCTTTCGGATTGCTCGATGCGGCATAAAATCCGTAGGTATCTGAGGACAGGTCTTTGGCTTTGTCGTTGCGATCGCGCCGGCTGCTGAAATCGATAAAATAAAGTGGAATATTCATATCCGTTGCCCGCTGCACGAGCTGCGAATAACTCACCGAACTGCCGACGTCGAGCCCGTCGGAAAGCACCACCACTGATTTTTGACCATTTTCTATAAAATTATCGATAAAACTGAGCGCCTGATAGGTCGCATCATACAAAAATGTCCGCGATGTCATCGACGAAAACAGGTTCTGATCCTTCATAAAATATTGTGAATTCGAGGTTTGCACAATAAATTCTGCGCCCCACGCTTCAGTAGCATCCGGTTTTTGGAATCGGATGATGCTCACTTCCGTATGCTTCCGAACACCATCAATAAAAATTTTGTATGCCTGCTCCACAAATCCGGTTTTGCCGGACATGGAGGTGCTGTTATCGACAATCATGATGACCTGACTGGGTTGATTGAGCCACGCTTCAGGATTTTCAGCGTTCAAAACGCTACAGGTTTGTGCGCCCCAATTCAGATCGAATTTCCAGTTTTTGAGTGCAGAAATTGGCGTATCTTTCACATTTTCGATATTTAATAGCACCTGAAAATCCGGCCAATTTCCGGTTTCAACACCAGATATCTGAGTTTTTCCGATTCGCACAGATTGCGCCGGGGCAATAAAAATCCCAAAAATGAAAACCCATAAAATGGTTTGCAGTTTCAATCGTTGAACGGACATCTTTCCCTCGAATCGTTTGTTAATTTGAAATCGAACCAGTTGAGCAGGTATAAAACGAGCAATATCAGAAGGTCATTTAAATATCGCAATTATTTGCGAAATAGGCAACACCCTCAATTATGTAGCAATTCTTTGACAGGTCAACCAAGAAAATATCGCTAATCAACGTAAAAAACCTACAAAAACTGCTGCAAAAATGATCTTCATCACACGAAGTATCGTCCAAACAAACTATTCTGATTTGTTGATATTTCAATGTTTAGCAAAAAATTTCACACAATATAAAATTAAGTTCACAGTGGTTCACGCTTCCCGTCTAAAACTTGGCTGAAATTCCTTCTCGCTTGCGCTTTAACTGTAAATCCTGACTATTCAGCATTTTAACGACAGAAAAGCATCCATTTCAATCACGTATTTCTCACCTGATTTTTTCATTTACCGGATGAAAATCCGGCTCAATTGACCCGTACAGCGATGCGTATACGCATTATAAGGAGATTTTGTATGGCCAAGATTTTCCTGATCGATACAGCCGAAGCCTCGTTATTTTTGGACGGCACGCTAAATGGCGATCAAATCGAAATTTCCCACCTTGGATTTGCGGCAGCGGCGCTCAAATCCCGCACGATTTATCCCTATCCATTGACGATTTCCACCACCGGCGGACAGATACAGCCAACCACAGTGATCAACCCACATGTGGACGATCCCTCTGACGCGTTTCGATTTGTTACGGATGTTGAATTCGAGTTGCCGGCGCAGGAAATGACAGCGAAAGACGGTTCGGAACTGCCGCTGGATTTGCGCTGGAAAAAGATGCCGGTAAAATTAACGGTTAGCGATCCGGCGAATCCAGCGACGAATGAGCTGCGCATCGGATTTTCGCATCTGACGATTGCCAGCCCGAAATTGCCGGGGATTGAAATCGATTGCAACGTGCGGCTCGTATTTCTTGGCGATACACTACAACTCGACCAATCGACAATTCAGATATTCCAACCCGATGAAAATCATACAGTTACGTTATCATTGCAGGACGTGCATTTCGACAGCAATCTGTTCGGGCTGAAGTGGAATGATCCCAATATCAACTTTTGGCTGAAGCTGTTCAGCAACGATGTGCAGGACACCAGCGCCGCGGTGGATGTAACCGCGAATCTGCAAATTCTCACCGGCGCAGCTCCGGAAATCCGGCTGGATTGGCAGCACGCCAATCGCCAGCGCAATTTCAAATTACCGGGCATGTCGCTGGCAACATCCGCGAGCGGGACGAATGCCTTTTCGCTGTTGCTGCAGCCGGTCGGCAATGCGCTAAACAAAGTGACGCTGGCGCTGAGTTTACCGCCGTCGCAATCGTTCAGCATGCTCAGCAATTTCGCGTGGGAACGCGATGCGGATCGCGAATTGCTCAACGACGACAATCGTCCGGCAACCGCGCCGCCAGTGATGCAGCTCTCCCCCACCCCGCAAAATCCCGTAACTACTGTATTGACTAGATTTACGCGCGGTCAATCGAATCTGCCCAAATTTTTGCAGCAATTCGATGCACCGTTGCCAGCTATCGATTTTGCCAATCCGACACCATCGCCAACCACCGTCCGTTCGTTCAAAGCCGCCGATTGGCAGCCAAATTTGAATTTCCAGTTGAACAGCGCAAATTTCAAATTCCCGTTTTTGCGGATCGGCAGCGGAAGCAATACCTTCGATCAATTTGTGAACATCGATTCGGTCGATCCGGTCACGGAAAGCGATTATTCATTCACCAATCACGCCGTTTCCGTGAATGTGAATCTTTCCCAAAAAATCGGGGCGCTGGCGTTCCAGAATGACTGGGGCATTGCGTTCAATTGGGAAACCTTCGCGTTCGCGATAGACCACAACAATGGCATCGATCTGCTCGGTGACGTGCCCGAATTGCCCGCCCTGCAGCACATGAATTTAATGTGGCGATTCAAGGGCGTGCCTTACGGAAACAGCGGTAAGTTTCATTATTTTAAGCTGGTTACGAAAGGCTACAATTATCAAATAAAACTTGCGCCGGGCGCATCGGTGGAGCTGGATTTCACCAAAGCAAGTGTGGAACCGATCACCTTCCGGAGCACCAACTTCACCGTCACCGCCAAAGGCATCAACCTGACCGCGGATGTGCTGGACAACCCTGCGCGGCTCAACGGCATCAACACACGCTTCCGATTTCACAGCACCCAAATGCAAATCGTGGACAACCGCATTCTCGATTTCACGCTCTCCGGCACCGGACCGCTACCGCCTGATCTCGTCGGCGATGCGATGGCCGATATCGCGCTGCAGTTCAAACAAAATGCCGCCGGAAACCTGCTGTTGGTCGCTGGCGCAGCGCAATTGAAAGATACTGATCAGCTCGATGCCAAAAATATCCGTTTCCAATACGCGGTCGATTCGCTCGGGCTGGATTTTGTGGACGACGGCAAATATCACCTCTATTTCAAAATTTCCGGGAGCGCGAAATACGTGCCCACGCCGATCGACGATCCCAACGGACCGCTGGCGTTGCTCTCGGCAATCACCATCAAACTGGTCGAGTGTCCGCTCACCGGCGATGCCAGCGTGATTGCCCGGCACATCGGTTTTTTGATCGAATTTCCCGAACCCGTGACGTTCAGCTTTTTGGGCTGCTTCACATTTGAATTACGCGCCATCGGTTTTCTGGCATACACAGAAAAATTCGGCGGCGATCCGTCGCTGCAACTCACCGGACAGGTGATGTTCGCCAAAGGCGGGCAGGACACCCACAGCGCCAAACTCGATTTTCACGGATTGTATATCGGCATCCCCAAAAAAGGCTCGGTTTTCCCGCGTATCAGCCTCGAAAAACTGGCAGTGGAAATCATTTACGGCGAGGCGTTCAAGCTCACTGGAATGGTCAGTTTTGTGGATAACGAGCTGCAAAAAGGCTTCCTCGGCGAGGGGCAACTGGAAATGAAAGGCATGCCGGTGATCGCCGCGGCGTTCGGGTTTATGCGCGCCAGACTCGACGAAAACAGCAATTGGCTGCGGGCGTGGTTCATTTATCTGGAAGTCCGGAAAGTCAGTTTTATGATTCCGCGACTGGAAATTTACCTGCGGGAAATCGGGTTGGGATTCGGCTATCGCTACACGATCACCAGCATCAAACAGGCGGATGACGAAAACGACATCGGCAAACTGGTGCGGGCGCTGCGCGACAGTTCGCGAACCGCCGGCGATCTCGCGAAAGTCGAAAACTGGGCGCTGGATCTGGAAAAACGCGGCGAAGATCCGCGCTGGACGATCGTGTTTCGCGCCATGTTTTCCCAGAGTTCCGCCTCCCCTTCCCCGCTAAAATACAACGAAGGTGCCGAAAAATTCCTGCCCTGCGCCTATTTATTTGATGCCATCGTGGCGTTTCGCAGCGATCTCACTTTTTTCATGGCGGTGCGCGGCTGGATCAACACCAATTACAACGATTTTTTTGAGAATACTGACGATCTGCGCTCTCACCCGATTGTGTCCGGATTTGTGCTGCTCGCGCCGCGCAAAAAGCGTTTTCTGGCGCATGTTTCCTCCAATCCGGACGGGAGTTTGGGCGCACGCCCAGCGTTGCCGGAATTCGCCCGCAAAGCCATTTTGAAATCTGATTTTTCCGCAACGATGCTCATCGAACCGGGATTATTCCATTTTGAACTCGGCTGGCCGAACATGCTGCGATTCCGGCAATTGTTCGGTCCGGTGATTTTCGAGGTGCGCGCCGGATTTATTTTCCGCATTTCCGAAACCGAAATGGTGATCGGCGTGAGCATGGAAGCGCGCGCGACGCTGGACATCGAAGCGGGATTTGAGGCGGCGGTGATCGGCGCAAACATTTCCGCACACGCGATTGCGGCGGTCGGCGCTCGATTAGTCGGCATGACCAGCCTCGTTCGCGAGGACGATTTTGCTGTGTACGGCGCTATCGGCATTGAAATGCGCATCGAATTCCGCCTGATCATCTGGATCGGGCTGAAAATCGGATTTGTGAAAATCATCAAAGAATTCAAGCTGAGCTTCACGCTCGGATTTACCGCCGGCATCGAAATCGGGCTGACCGGACCAGATCCCGGCGTTCGCGGAACGGGCACGATTTACGCGAAATTTATGGGTCACGGAATGAAATTCACCGCCAAATTCAAGAGCAACGAAGGCGCAGTGATCGCCGCGCTCGGCAAGGTGCAACCGTTCCTGAACACCGGACTGACCTCCGAAGATGTGGAGGGCACGCCCGGCATCGATCCCGCTACCCAAAATGTTTCGGCAAAACCTGCGCCGCAATCGGCGGTGATGCGGGTTGGATCGCAGCCATCAGCAGCGATGCGCATTGGCGGTAACGGCGCTGCGCGACCGTCACAACCGGGCGCAGCGGTCAGTTCGCTCACCGGAAAAATGGTCGAATTTCATGCGCCGGATTATAATTTGCTGGTGATCAACAAACCGGCGGCGGACGGCAAAACTTTTGCTTATTTCCTGCTGTTGCCCAAAGGCGAGGGTGAATCGGGATTTTTGCCGGTGCCGCCAAACGATACGATCGAGGTTTCCAACGATTTTGCGATGACGATTCCCGATAGCGGCAAAACTTTTGTTTTACAACGATTTAACGCCAATTCCGGCGATCTGGAAACCGTGGACGATCTCGCGAATGTGAACTGGAAAGTGAACTGGGACGCGGTGATTTTGTCCGCCGAAAATTATGGCGAAGGCACCCCGGACGACACCGAGCCGGTCACCGAAACCGTAAAACTGGCGGATTATCTGCTCGGTGCGTTTGTGCTCGATGCGAACAATCAGCCGATTGGCGATCCTGAATTGTTGGCGGCGGCTAAAACCGTCATCGATGAGCGGGTGCAAAATCCGACCGACAATGCTTTTGAAGCGGCGGTTCGCGGCGCGGTGGAGCAGTTCAAAGGCTCGCCGTATTTCAAAAAAGATTACCAAAATGAATACGAACAGGCGCTGCAAAACGCCTTCGACGATGGCAAAACCATTTATTCAGCGGACGGAACGATCACGCCGGAAAGTCAGGCGGTGGAGCAGGCGGATCATCTGCGGAGCATGGTGATTCACGATTTGATTGCCGATTTTCGCGAATTTGTCGATGCGATCAGCGAAACCGGCGAGATCGACGCGGAACTGACCGGCAGCTCCATCGCATTCCAGATGGGCATTGTTTTCCGGCTGGAATGCGACGATGTGAATCGTCCGGAGTGGCTGGATTTTTCGCAGAACTATTTGGAAAATCACAGCTTACCATATCCGCGAATTCGCCAGCGATTTCAGCCGGAAAGCCCATCGCCGGATGGCAGCCCGGAAAAATCCGCGACGACATTCAACATCGCCGCAGCGAATTTTGCCAATTTCTCGCCGCAATTCCAGAATTTGCGGCATTACACATCGGCGAATACCATCGCCATCGCCTGGGAATTGACCTGGGAAAATCTGCCGGAGGACGGCTGCACCACCTGTCAGGCAGACCCCGAACACCATTTATTACATTATATTGTGCGGCGTCGCGCGCTGGACGGCAGCGAACCGGAACAGGTGTACACCGTCAAAAATGCCGAGGCGCTGCAGCTCGAAACCGATGCCAACGGCAATCCGCTGCTGAGCAGTTTGCGCCCACGTTTTCAGGTGGTCGATCATTTCAATCACGAAACACCGGAAGATCAGGCGAATTTGCCGGCCAGCGGACGCAGCTATTTATATAGCATTACACCGGCGGATGTTGCCGGGAATCTCGGTCGTCCGCTGTCGCTGGTGGCGACGCGCTACCCGAGCGAACCGCCGCTGGTGCCCAATAATGGCGAGCTGACCGTAAGCTATCGCATCGCCGATGCCCTGCTGTCGCCGGACGAAGTGCTGCAGAACAGCGGCGATGTGATCACGCCGGTTGCTATCACTCCGCATTCGCTGCGGGTGAGCTGGCGCGAACCCGGCGCTCGCGATGATCGCCCGATGGTGCCGGTCAAAACCTATCGATTAATTTTCCGAAAAGATGACACAATGCCCGTCGGCAGTTACGGGCTGGATGCGTCCACTCGCGGTCCGAAGAGCAAATCGTTGCCGACCAGCAACGCGCGTCCGTTGCCGACCGATATTAAAATTGAGCTCGATGCACGCGGTAGCCGCGAAGCGCGTTTCGCCGAAATTCCGGTGGAACAGTTGCGCGACGCGGGCATTTTCCCAGCCGGTGACGAACCAAAATGGCAGCCCGAAGCGTGGAATATTTATTTCCAGACCGTTTCGGTGAACGACGTGCCGTCCGCGCTCGCGCCGGTCAATTTGCTGCTACGGGTGGAAAGCGACGATCCCGCCGCTCAAAAAGAGGAGCGCCGGCCGGAACAGCTCGAATGGCTGCCGAAGCCGGTCCAATTCCCGCTATTGCCGCCGGAGGATCAGCGCGCGATTCCCGGACTGGCGCATTTCCCGATGCCCACACCCGGATCATTTGGATTCTCAGGCAGCACCGGACAGGACATTCTCAATCGCGTGCAGTTCACGCAACACCCGGACGAGTTGCGCTGCATCCGCTTCCGCTGGAATCAGGGACCGGGCGACCAGCCGGATTATCCGCTGCCGCTCAACGCCGGTTATCACCTGCTGGAATTGAACATCGATGCGCATACCGACGACACATTTGACGACAAAGAACGGCTGGCAAAAGCGATCCGCAAAATACAGGAAGTGCAAATGCTGCCTGCCGACGAGCTTCTGCTCGCCCCCTCCGACACGCTCACAGCCAGTCAGTGGGAATCTTGGTATCCCACAACATTGCAACGATTGCGCAATCCCGCCGAACGACCGCGCGGATCTGAAACACCGTTCGGACCGTGGTTTTCGTGGCGCGATTCGTATCTGGTTTGGCCGGAATGGCCGGGATTCACCAACGTCAACGGGGAGCGCAACGACACGATTCACCCGGCGCTGCGCAAGCTGGTCGATGTGCTCAAAAATGATCCCGAAGGACGATTGCCTGCCACATACATCGTCGATTTGCAGATTAGCCCGCCGATGCAGGAAAACGATTTCAACGACCTGATCGCCATCACCGATGCGGGTCCCGATCCGTACGGATGGGGCATTTTGCAACGTTTCGGGCTGTGCGCATCGGTTTCGCTGCGCAACAAATCCACCGGCGACCTGATCACCGGCGCGGCGTTGCTGGAAGCGCTGAACAAGGCATATCTCGCCTATCGCAACGATCCGGTTACCGATGGACAAAACAACACGCTGGCGAGTTTCGACACT includes:
- a CDS encoding CHAT domain-containing protein translates to MNLKHQRSIFVTLTLLFLGFSAAYSQTDAGKSFIHFRMLKVSTENQANEIIERYAAGESFQKLARKFSEHSTANLGGDLPWQPSESIPQVFLAVLNKLEINAISEPIALQNGYFLLQKVDELNAYDYSVLQQKIDKLNGLLNEIEIGFAKENGNLTALLAQATALNSEVKDDHKSLKIFNMKGLAAATSGDMSTADDAFSAMLALADNIGDDRTKASALRNLGQVKKNSGDFEAAISYYDSALAVAKAIGDVETVEISLGMLGQIYESQQQFPKAIGYFTEAIAMPRNPADQQLKHIWFGNLGQMYRQLGDYSRSLAYLDSAINNSQTAGNTSAMADFIAAKAQVLLAKGDARPALGLLNQSLALARVAGNKFAEGMRLGNLGQAYKTLGKLDSARTLLDDAQMIAQSTQQTDDDGLWLGSLGQVFNAMGNYTSAIENYEKALAIARQNGDRSNEAVWLGSIGQVYETTGDYQRALSYLDSAATITRETGDLSSQLFQLGNLGEFYFSNEKYDDALKTYTDALAIARKLGAKSQEQIRLGSIGQVWQQQSQPEKAIVYYDSAIAIAREIGDEYNTGIWLGSKGLVLRSLKNYDAAIDHFNQSLEIAQSINDKESIWRQYWNLAATYANIDGAPKFQVVGMFDNAVNSLKEIAGDLVNFSQKRNYLEVQNKQALYDDFIAYLMRQPEARYHEKALEISEASRNRALKDLLQGQQLEAQLSIEKRQAATERTEELFTKVQEPMMASTDSPNNRFRSAETDLLEKWATGIAIPSRNIGSSEGAPDLGLREIKNEARERQETLLMYHILPGGVAMWVIQPNGKMFATVQNIPADSLFRLVSATRNHLGISDGLSRGAEVLQTSAGGGKKYQQTLRELDELLIQPVAEYLPKSPDESLMIIPHDILYVFPFACLVDAQNKYLVERNVFATAPSVGLLKFTRARVREQFNRERPWLLLMGNPEMPDPAIWSQLYGAEREVEMIAKRVNESGGAGLQESGAQSLKALSLIGDNASEAEFRRIAGVQNYLHFATHGYQVRDPMRCGLVLAKTGETVETNGILTTSEIFGLPLNAELVVLSACETGLGHISSDGLAGLSMSFLYAGTSSLMVSLWKVPDEATQYLMVKFYEELATDGNKSRSLQTAQLHTMAKYPHPRDWAAFSLIGQN
- a CDS encoding OmpA family protein; amino-acid sequence: MSVQRLKLQTILWVFIFGIFIAPAQSVRIGKTQISGVETGNWPDFQVLLNIENVKDTPISALKNWKFDLNWGAQTCSVLNAENPEAWLNQPSQVIMIVDNSTSMSGKTGFVEQAYKIFIDGVRKHTEVSIIRFQKPDATEAWGAEFIVQTSNSQYFMKDQNLFSSMTSRTFLYDATYQALSFIDNFIENGQKSVVVLSDGLDVGSSVSYSQLVQRATDMNIPLYFIDFSSRRDRNDKAKDLSSDTYGFYAASSNPKELTDIYFQILTQINNQVIIDAKYPVSGSAIPPNAELSINISDENGSVSAKREVTISPDRMEALRFQNNLSEPQQITAFAANAAPDRGIYRDDNWFNLGVAAIREGNWDAAETAINSLKNSGDVFAAERAKLLNIERAEAQEDPQLNTFYADYYRDHRQGVFVDKLLWKLILWHIDKKDDAAADKWITVLRNEYPWSKYCDDAMMYLAGKQRTEKNYADAEKLYLDIKLFYDRSDQYGQSLLKLSDMYLEIGEYETAENFLLSVENQFDELAEGGALYQNLALSQYLQKKYLEAARTVDRFSQRLPESSELAHSKMLQGSIYATNLNQPDVGKDIFAGLFSDESLDETIRNEAKEKYDQLNFTGDIDALGELAMKQPEDPLLQKLMLENGWTVGAQLPFRFLEIAEKMITEKELDPALEIAAAVIREYPVLGVRDRALFLSAQAYLQQENYSAEHEMLLTLLDEFPGSKHRLTAQHQLAINYLQMRNQRDALSTYESLLSEADETFPEYEAAQKEYNELLQKALVSIRGNILNIDLKDIGKVNISVHELPSDSVVTVAMASDGGNYSVGLSLRKRYTLIATAPGYLLYTADLDFREQLSADTVEQNISLISIEKGSRIPLQNISFDLSSSTLDDQSLPTLRAMVQFLKENPDLEVEIAGHTDNLGDPNFNKMLSVNRALSVARYLLENGISLKNVTTNGYADTDPIAGNDTQKGRATNRRVELRVMK